The following is a genomic window from Desulfosoma caldarium.
ATCTTCACACCGGATAAGGGGGAATTGGCCTTTCTTGCCGATGAAAAGGCGCCCCACCCCTTTTATACGCGCGGGTTTTTATTGCACGATCACCACTCGGTCGAGGACCTGGTGCACCGCGCCTACACGCATGGAGATGCGGCGCGATGGCTCGTGGTCAAAGGGGAGACGGACCATATTGCCGATTCGGGGCGCATCGTGGCCAACGTGACAGAACCGATCTGGGAACCCATGGAAGCCATCGGCGGCACCGGGGATACTCTGACGGGAATTCTTGCGGCCCTGTGTGCCTCGGGACACGATTTCCTTGACGCTTGCCTCCTGGCTGCTTTAACAAACCGATGGGCTGGACATATTGCACGACCCACGCCCGCAACGCAGATCGCGCAACTCGTGGGTGTTCTTCCCGAAGCCCTGACTGAAGCCCAAAAGGCCATGAAAGGGGAAACCAAGCGTGGCGAAAGATGACGTCGTTCGATTGACCGAAACCGTCACAGGGGCAGGTTGAGCGTCCAAACTGGCTCCGGGGGACCTGGACCGAGCTTTGTGCGGCATGCGTTTTCCCACGGATGAGCACGTCCTGGTGGGATTGGACCGCGCGGACGATGCCGGCGTCTACAAGGTGTCCGACGACCTGGCCCTGATTCAGACGGTGGATTTTTTTACACCCATTGTGGATGACCCCTACTGGTTCGGGCAAATCGCCGCCGCCAATGCTCTGAGCGACGTCTATGCCATGGGAGGCGTGCCCAAAACCGCCATGAACCTGGTGGCCTTTCCTGCCAAAGACATGGGGCTGGAAATCCTTCGAGCCATTATTCAGGGAGGGATCGACAAATTGACGGAAGCCGCCGTGGTGCTCATCGGCGGTCATAGCATCGAAGACAAAGAACTGAAATACGGCCTTTCGGTGACAGGATTCGTTCACCCCCAACGGGTTTTGGTTAAAAAAACGCTGGAACCGGACGATCGCCTTCTTCTGACCAAGCCCCTGGGCACGGGCATCATCAACACGGCCATCAAGGCGAACCTAGCTTCGCCGGCCATCACCGACCAAGTCACCCGCCTCATGGCCACGCTGAATCGCCGCGCTTCGGAAATCATGCTTCGCTTTGATATTCACGCCTGCACGGACGTCACCGGATTCGGGCTGCTCGGGCACCTGGCCGAAATGGTCGAAGGTTCCGGACGCAGCGTGGTGCTGGAGGCTAACCAGGTGCCGATTTTACCGGAGGCCGAGGATTTTGCTTCCATGGGGCTCATTCCGGCCGGAGCTCACAAGAACCGGGAATTTCGTCAATCCATCGTGGTCTTTGATCCCCAGGTGCCCCTCGCCCTTCAGGACATCCTCTTTGACCCGCAAACCTCAGGGGGACTGCTCATCAGCGCCGCACCCACCCACGCAACGGCACTCCTTCAGGCCCTGCACGACCAAGGCATTCCCGCCGCCGTCATCGGGCACGTGGTCAACGATCCCGCCGAACGCATCCACGTCACCCCATAACGGCCTATTTGAAAACGGGTCCATGGCTTAATTTTCGGGAAGGCCATCGGGCGCGGCACGCAGGCGCCCGCTTCGGCGCCCGAAAGCATCGCGGCGCGAGCAAAGTGAGCGCCTTTGGCCAGCGCGTGTTGGGCGGCAACTTCGAGAGATGGGCACGCTCACGTGAAAAGGCGGTCACACTCATCGTGAGTGCGAATCCAAAGCCACATAACCCTATCTGCGCAGATCCACCATGGCCTCACTGCGGGCCGTACCATGGTAATCCTCATCGTTGGTGTCCTTGCGGGAAACCACCTCAGGCCCGAAAATCTTGCCATACAAGTCGATTCCGTAACCGGTCTCAAGCGGTCTCGCTTCCTTGAGCCTGAATGTGCGGGTTCCATCGGGCAGCCTCTCGGCGCGCAGGAAAACGGTGCTGTCTTCTGCCCTTTCGTAAAAGTAACGGGCAAACTCTTGCAAGAAGGTGACATAGGATACCTTGACGTTCTTTTCGAGTAGGGCGCGAACAATTTGTCTGGCAATCTCCGAGCCTTCGCGTTCGTTGGTGGCGGCAAAGGACTCGTTAAACAGGATCAGAGCGTTTGGCTTGAGGTGGTTAACGATGGCGCTCATACGCTTCAGTTCTTCTTCGAACTTGCCGCTCTCCATGGTTTTGTCTTCCTCTCGCCTGAAGTGGGAGAACAAGCCCGTGCACAAGTTGGCCGAGAACGATTCGGCGGCGACGAACATGCCGCTCTGCATCATCAATTGGGCCAGACCGACGCTGCGCAAGAAGGTGGTTTTGCCGCCCCGGTTTGGGCCGGTGATGACCATCAGCGACTTCCCGTTGGCGGAGATATCGTTGCCGACCATCCCCTTGCCCATGGTCAACGCCAGGGCGGGATCGTAGAGACCGGTGCACGAAAAGCGCCGCTCATTCGCGGGAGCGGGCTGGGGAAAGGCAACGGGCTCCCCCAAAGCCGTCAGCTGGTCGTAAAGATTCAGACAGCCCATGTAAAAGGCCAGTTCCCACCGCAGCACGTTGAAGAAACTCTCCACATGTTCGGCGGCCTGGGCAACGGCATTGGCTGCCCGGGCAACGCCCCGATCGCGCAATTCGCCCAGGATGCGTGCCCCCGTGTC
Proteins encoded in this region:
- a CDS encoding NAD(P)H-hydrate dehydratase, giving the protein MLLIVGTVPNPSLPLVHGSVRLENDALRVENHRLPIGRGTPALAAAAAVIRRRRGGEEVFVLLAGDIGRGDGSRAVYEYLVKNLRVLSVDVLVFHYLQPDVDWHNKVLFAVDDMPRRPRLIADAGYMYAAKMSGQAAAYDIFTPDKGELAFLADEKAPHPFYTRGFLLHDHHSVEDLVHRAYTHGDAARWLVVKGETDHIADSGRIVANVTEPIWEPMEAIGGTGDTLTGILAALCASGHDFLDACLLAALTNRWAGHIARPTPATQIAQLVGVLPEALTEAQKAMKGETKRGER
- the selD gene encoding selenide, water dikinase SelD, whose translation is MAKDDVVRLTETVTGAGUASKLAPGDLDRALCGMRFPTDEHVLVGLDRADDAGVYKVSDDLALIQTVDFFTPIVDDPYWFGQIAAANALSDVYAMGGVPKTAMNLVAFPAKDMGLEILRAIIQGGIDKLTEAAVVLIGGHSIEDKELKYGLSVTGFVHPQRVLVKKTLEPDDRLLLTKPLGTGIINTAIKANLASPAITDQVTRLMATLNRRASEIMLRFDIHACTDVTGFGLLGHLAEMVEGSGRSVVLEANQVPILPEAEDFASMGLIPAGAHKNREFRQSIVVFDPQVPLALQDILFDPQTSGGLLISAAPTHATALLQALHDQGIPAAVIGHVVNDPAERIHVTP
- a CDS encoding MutS-related protein, with translation MKVFLLYPDRDFDVAQPLPPNAESLTQDLALNTLFGAMAQGDKFLFQVGRQVVLSGLNDIGTITYRQEILRDCLSHRGVARQIYQIPLEFLERKRDHWLWISPRHCSPSSILSSARGVLDASLDLLHRLRQIAEENATTFKSRGFLRFFAMIRQELNDEYLTIVQRHIRMLRFPQGVLLRAQLGKGNEIFDHTLCTPRDSKRRWFQRILPSRSASYSYSLHPRDDTGARILGELRDRGVARAANAVAQAAEHVESFFNVLRWELAFYMGCLNLYDQLTALGEPVAFPQPAPANERRFSCTGLYDPALALTMGKGMVGNDISANGKSLMVITGPNRGGKTTFLRSVGLAQLMMQSGMFVAAESFSANLCTGLFSHFRREEDKTMESGKFEEELKRMSAIVNHLKPNALILFNESFAATNEREGSEIARQIVRALLEKNVKVSYVTFLQEFARYFYERAEDSTVFLRAERLPDGTRTFRLKEARPLETGYGIDLYGKIFGPEVVSRKDTNDEDYHGTARSEAMVDLRR